The Cucumis melo cultivar AY chromosome 6, USDA_Cmelo_AY_1.0, whole genome shotgun sequence genome includes a region encoding these proteins:
- the LOC103493324 gene encoding leucine-rich repeat receptor-like serine/threonine-protein kinase BAM1: MFFLVFTFFSLLGYSSSHSLVSDFHVLLALKQGFEFSDSATLSTWTATNFSSVCSWVGIQCSHGRVISVNLTDLNLGGFVSPLISNLDQLTELSFAGNNFSSGIEVVNLSYLRFLNISNNQFTGTLDWNFSSLPNLEVLDAYNNNFSALLPTEILNLQNLKYLDLGGNFFHGKIPESYGNLEGLQYLSLAGNDLVGKIPAALGNLTNLRVIALGHYNVFEGGLPPELGKLANLVVMDIADCNLDGQIPHELGNLKALNSLYLHTNLFSGSIPKQLGNLTNLVNLDLSNNALTGEIPSEFVELKQLNLYKLFMNKLHGSIPDYIADLPNLETLELWMNNFTGTIPKNLGQNGRLQLLDLSTNKLTGTIPEGLCSSNQLRILILMNNFLFGPIPDGFGTCTSLTKVRLGQNYLNGSIPNGFIYLPQLNLAEFQDNYLSGTLSENWESSSTPIKLAQLNLSNNLLSGTLPSSLSNLSFLQILLLNGNQFSGTIPPSIGELNQLLKLDLSRNSLSGEIPPEIGNCIHLTYLDLSRNNLSGPIPPEISNAHILNYLNLSRNHLNQSLPKSIGTMKSLTIADFSFNDFSGKLPESGLAFFNASSFAGNPQLCGSLLNNPCNFATTTTSKSGKTPTYFKLIFALGLLICSLVFAVAAVVKAKSFKRNGASSWKMTSFQKLDFTVFDVLECVKDGNEIGRGGAGIVYHGKMPNGVEIAVKKLLGFGPNSHDHGFRAEIQTLGNIRHRNIVRLLAFCSNKETNLLVYEYMRNGSLGEALHGKKASFLGWNLRYKIAIEAAKGLCYLHHDCSPLIVHRDVKSNNILLNSNFEAHVADFGLAKFMFDGGASECMSVIAGSYGYIAPEYAYTLKVDEKSDVYSFGVVLLELLTGRRPVGDFGDGVVDIAQWCRRAVTYGENENDIICLVDKRVGMIPKEEAKHLFFIAKLCVEENSVERPTMREVVQMLAEFPHQSPSCFQSSSSSSPCQKLKNGEKEREHQSKSKPDHLV, encoded by the exons atgTTTTTCCTTGTTTTTACATTCTTCTCTCTTCTAGGCTACTCTTCTTCCCACAGTTTGGTCAGTGATTTCCATGTTTTGCTTGCTCTCAAACAAGGGTTTGAATTCTCAGACTCTGCTACACTAAGCACTTGGACTGCCACAAACTTCAGCTCAGTTTGTTCATGGGTCGGGATTCAGTGTTCTCATGGACGAGTTATTTCAGTCAACTTGACAGATTTGAATCTTGGTGGCTTTGTTTCACCGTTGATTTCAAATCTTGACCAACTTACTGAGTTGTCTTTCGCAGGAAATAACTTTTCTAGTGGCATTGAAGTAGTGAATTTGAGTTACCTTCGGTTCCTAAACATCTCAAACAACCAGTTCACTGGGACTCTGGACTGGAACTTTTCGAGTCTGCCAAACTTGGAGGTGTTGGATGCCTATAACAACAACTTCAGTGCTCTACTCCCCACTGAGATTTTGAATTTACAGAACCTTAAATACTTAGACCTTGGAGGTAACTTTTTTCATGGAAAAATCCCTGAAAGCTATGGCAATTTAGAAGGGCTGCAATATCTTTCTCTTGCAGGAAATGATTTGGTTGGGAAAATCCCAGCAGCGTTGGGAAATCTTACAAATTTGAGAGTAATTGCCTTGGGCCATTACAATGTTTTTGAAGGGGGACTTCCACCGGAACTTGGGAAGTTGGCCAATTTGGTTGTCATGGACATTGCAGACTGCAATTTGGACGGTCAAATTCCTCATGAACTTGGGAATTTGAAGGCCTTGAACTCTCTATATTTGCATACAAACCTATTCTCAGGTTCGATTCCGAAGCAGTTAGGCAATCTGACAAACTTGGTCAATTTGGATCTATCCAACAATGCACTCACAGGAGAAATCCCATCCGAGTTTGTTGAGCTCAAGCAGCTCAACCTTTACAAGCTCTTCATGAACAAACTTCACGGATCTATTCCAGACTACATAGCAGATTTGCCGAACTTGGAGACATTGGAACTGTGGATGAACAACTTCACCGGCACAATTCCGAAGAATCTTGGCCAAAATGGGAGGCTTCAGCTCCTTGATTTGTCGACAAACAAGCTCACAGGTACAATACCCGAGGGTTTGTGTTCATCAAACCAGCTGAGAATATTGATTCTGATGAACAACTTCCTGTTTGGGCCAATCCCTGATGGTTTTGGGACATGTACGAGTCTTACAAAAGTGAGGTTAGGGCAAAACTATCTGAATGGAAGCATTCCCAATGGCTTCATTTACTTGCCTCAGCTAAATTTAGCAGAGTTTCAGGACAATTACCTATCTGGTACACTTTCAGAAAATTGGGAGAGTTCATCAACACCCATCAAATTAGCGCAACTTAATCTCTCTAACAATCTTCTCTCAGGAACTTTACCATCTTCACTTTCTAATTTGTCTTTTCTGCAAATTCTCCTCCTCAATGGCAACCAGTTTTCTGGTACAATCCCTCCTTCCATTGGAGAACTCAATCAACTTCTAAAGCTTGATCTTAGCAGAAACTCGCTTTCAGGTGAAATTCCACCTGAAATTGGCAATTGTATTCATCTCACTTACCTTGATTTGAGCAGAAACAACCTCTCTGGCCCAATTCCTCCTGAAATTTCCAATGCACATATTCTCAATTACCTCAACTTGTCGAGAAATCACCTAAATCAATCCCTACCGAAATCAATAGGGACAATGAAGAGCCTGACGATTGCTGATTTCTCCTTCAACGATTTCTCCGGAAAACTACCGGAATCCGGACTTGCTTTCTTCAATGCTTCATCCTTCGCCGGAAATCCTCAGCTCTGCGGCTCTCTCCTTAACAATCCCTGCAACTTCGCAACGACAACAACATCAAAATCGGGAAAAACTCCGACGTATTTCAAGCTAATATTCGCCCTCGGCTTATTAATTTGCTCTCTAGTGTTCGCCGTAGCGGCAGTAGTCAAAGCGAAATCATTCAAACGAAATGGAGCAAGTTCATGGAAAATGACATCATTCCAAAAGCTTGATTTCACCGTCTTCGACGTCTTGGAGTGCGTGAAAGACGGCAACGAGATCGGACGAGGCGGCGCCGGCATCGTCTACCACGGGAAAATGCCGAACGGAGTTGAAATCGCAGTGAAGAAACTTCTAGGGTTCGGCCCTAACAGTCACGATCATGGATTCCGAGCCGAAATCCAAACCCTAGGCAACATTCGACACCGAAACATTGTCAGATTACTCGCATTCTGCTCCAATAAAGAGACAAACCTCCTCGTATACGAATACATGAGGAATGGAAGCTTAGGCGAAGCACTCCACGGAAAAAAAGCCTCGTTCCTTGGATGGAATTTGAGATACAAAATCGCCATTGAAGCCGCCAAAGGTCTCTGCTACCTCCACCACGATTGCTCTCCACTGATCGTTCATCGAGACGTGAAATCGAACAACATCCTCTTGAATTCAAACTTCGAAGCTCACGTCGCCGATTTCGGATTGGCGAAGTTCATGTTCGACGGCGGCGCGTCGGAATGCATGTCGGTGATCGCCGGATCTTACGGCTACATAGCTCCTG AATATGCATACACGTTGAAAGTCGATGAAAAAAGTGATGTGTATAGTTTTGGAGTCGTGCTATTAGAGCTTTTAACAGGACGTCGACCAGTTGGAGATTTTGGGGATGGAGTGGTTGATATAGCACAATGGTGCAGAAGAGCTGTAACATATGGCGAGAATGAAAACGACATTATTTGTTTAGTTGACAAAAGGGTAGGAATGATACCAAAAGAGGAAGCAAAACACTTATTCTTCATAGCAAAGTTATGTGTGGAAGAGAATAGTGTGGAAAGGCCAACAATGAGAGAAGTAGTTCAGATGTTGGCGGAGTTTCCTCATCAGTCTCCCAGTTGTTTCCAATCTTCCTCATCTTCGTCTCCCTGTCAAAAATTGAAGAACGGCGAGAAGGAAAGAGAACATCAATCAAAGTCCAAACCAGATCATTTAGTTTAA